A stretch of the Tepidisphaeraceae bacterium genome encodes the following:
- a CDS encoding LamG-like jellyroll fold domain-containing protein, whose product MAQQTRFSWQQPHATVKATGDLEWAPQPFEYNAGESVRYIDFDAGDDANAGTKEQPWKHHPWDGNATGNAKAASGVNTYVFKGGVTYRGTLTADDSGQPDNPIRLTRDPGWGDGPPVLAGSRAVTGGWTRATADTAGDIPDPTKVWYQEVGKDVTPYGVWLVAAGDKITRLHLARDPNWTVSDPEDVKSEWYTWKNSTTEETTDAEGKKESRAWAIDPDRLKDKDPDAFKGGTIWTEYVSVMGQPYPALIEAYDPEKSAIKVGGPWGDAANYKPIWMNRYYLENLPRFLDTPGEYWFDQQAGRLFVRLPGDADPNAARLELADRTTQIDIRNQSHIHISGLAFRFGNVVATHERWWAMPEIDPAGVKILGNCNDITVANCSFEHVPQPIWAKAIGEGDTLDNLNVTDNDIAHTDYGGIEITSGGGREKPTGVLNRVNVLRNRMFETGMRPRRAAQGHTLTVEFARVGEIAGNILHRTGGAGLFIFGGKGGGATFDVPLSRVLVHHNKVTDSLLWTNDYGGIETWQGGTFYVYNNISGNPNGYWHFGHQGSKDKPKEEINHASARFGFAFYFDGSFKNYVFNNIAWGKSNELGHPHAATTAFHEVIGFLNTFANNTAYRFVASVRRQAPQGGRGAYIGNVFDDATEVFFRHADIDKPQDVNMERATADPDAAASTLAYSNNVFFGKPRFFGYFDKANVHRTLEGFRSALENAGAVASQTGWTTDDQPLMDPANFDFRPADGSVAIDKGVKIFAPWALSRTVGEWHFRRHNADPSVILGDHWFMTADYTDRETYRKLPRNDLKGVNLTADSYVEGPLEDWVSGALKLNGTDQHATLPSDTATSPGQSLDVGNDSFVVEAYVRAAANSDAATLVAKRQPNAVGYEVSLAAGLVNVTLRGTGDASADITGTRNVSDGQWHHVLVEVDRSAGVMRLYCDGQKDGEAKFDTAEVGSIDNPADFVVGRGFAGEIEYVRVAKGTLAEAHTTIDELYTWQFDGPFLRDFTGRQPTAKRDAGALER is encoded by the coding sequence GTGGCACAACAGACACGGTTCTCCTGGCAACAGCCTCACGCGACGGTCAAAGCAACGGGCGACCTCGAATGGGCGCCGCAGCCGTTCGAGTACAATGCCGGTGAGAGCGTCCGTTACATCGACTTCGACGCCGGTGACGACGCCAACGCCGGCACCAAGGAACAGCCCTGGAAGCATCACCCGTGGGACGGCAACGCCACTGGCAACGCGAAGGCTGCCAGCGGTGTGAATACCTACGTCTTCAAGGGCGGCGTCACCTACCGCGGCACCCTTACCGCCGACGATTCCGGCCAGCCCGACAACCCCATCCGTCTCACCCGCGATCCAGGGTGGGGTGACGGCCCGCCGGTTCTCGCCGGCTCCCGTGCCGTCACCGGTGGCTGGACCCGCGCCACTGCCGACACCGCCGGTGACATCCCCGACCCCACGAAGGTCTGGTATCAGGAGGTCGGCAAGGACGTGACCCCCTACGGTGTTTGGCTTGTCGCAGCCGGTGACAAGATCACACGCCTGCACCTGGCCCGCGACCCCAACTGGACCGTTTCCGACCCTGAGGACGTCAAGAGCGAGTGGTACACCTGGAAGAACAGCACGACCGAAGAGACGACCGACGCCGAGGGCAAGAAGGAATCCCGTGCCTGGGCCATCGATCCTGATCGTCTGAAGGACAAGGATCCCGACGCATTCAAGGGCGGCACCATCTGGACCGAGTACGTCAGCGTCATGGGCCAGCCCTATCCTGCGCTAATCGAGGCGTACGACCCCGAAAAGAGCGCGATCAAGGTCGGCGGGCCGTGGGGCGACGCTGCTAATTACAAGCCGATTTGGATGAACCGCTACTACCTCGAGAACCTCCCTCGGTTCCTCGACACGCCCGGTGAATATTGGTTCGACCAGCAGGCGGGTCGGCTCTTCGTCCGCCTGCCTGGCGACGCCGACCCGAACGCCGCTCGCCTTGAGCTCGCCGATCGCACGACGCAGATCGACATCCGCAACCAGAGCCACATCCATATCAGCGGGCTGGCCTTCCGCTTCGGTAACGTCGTGGCGACTCATGAGCGTTGGTGGGCAATGCCCGAGATCGATCCGGCCGGAGTGAAAATCCTAGGCAATTGCAACGACATCACGGTTGCCAATTGCAGTTTCGAGCACGTGCCCCAGCCGATCTGGGCAAAGGCCATCGGCGAAGGGGACACCCTCGACAATCTCAACGTCACCGATAACGACATCGCCCACACCGACTACGGCGGGATCGAGATCACCAGTGGCGGTGGACGCGAGAAGCCCACCGGCGTCCTCAACCGCGTCAACGTCCTCCGCAACCGCATGTTTGAGACCGGCATGCGCCCGCGCCGTGCTGCTCAGGGCCATACGCTGACCGTGGAGTTCGCCCGCGTCGGTGAGATTGCGGGAAACATCCTGCACCGCACCGGTGGCGCCGGGCTGTTCATCTTCGGCGGCAAGGGCGGTGGCGCTACGTTCGACGTGCCACTCTCACGCGTGCTCGTGCATCACAACAAGGTGACCGACTCGCTGCTCTGGACCAACGACTACGGTGGCATCGAAACCTGGCAGGGCGGGACGTTCTACGTCTACAACAACATCTCCGGCAACCCCAACGGCTACTGGCACTTCGGCCACCAAGGCAGCAAGGATAAGCCCAAGGAGGAGATCAACCACGCGTCGGCCCGGTTTGGCTTCGCGTTCTACTTCGACGGGTCGTTCAAGAATTACGTGTTCAACAACATCGCCTGGGGCAAGAGCAACGAGCTGGGACACCCGCACGCCGCCACCACCGCGTTCCACGAGGTGATCGGCTTCCTCAACACGTTCGCCAACAACACCGCCTACCGCTTCGTCGCCAGCGTGCGACGTCAGGCCCCGCAGGGCGGACGTGGGGCGTACATCGGCAACGTGTTCGACGACGCGACCGAGGTCTTCTTCCGTCACGCCGACATCGACAAGCCGCAGGACGTTAACATGGAGCGCGCGACGGCAGACCCCGATGCGGCAGCGAGCACGCTGGCGTACTCCAACAATGTCTTCTTCGGTAAGCCGCGGTTTTTCGGCTACTTCGACAAGGCCAATGTCCACCGCACGCTTGAAGGCTTCCGTAGTGCCCTCGAGAACGCCGGCGCCGTCGCCAGCCAAACCGGCTGGACGACCGACGATCAGCCGTTGATGGACCCCGCCAACTTCGACTTCCGCCCCGCCGACGGATCCGTGGCGATCGACAAGGGCGTTAAGATCTTCGCGCCGTGGGCTTTGTCCCGCACGGTCGGCGAGTGGCACTTCCGCCGGCACAACGCCGACCCGAGCGTGATCCTCGGCGACCACTGGTTCATGACCGCTGACTACACGGACCGCGAAACGTACCGCAAGCTCCCCCGCAACGACCTCAAAGGCGTCAACCTCACGGCCGACAGCTATGTCGAAGGCCCACTGGAGGATTGGGTATCCGGCGCACTGAAGCTCAACGGCACCGACCAGCACGCGACACTGCCATCCGACACCGCGACATCGCCGGGCCAATCGCTGGACGTGGGCAACGACAGCTTCGTCGTCGAAGCGTACGTTCGCGCTGCAGCCAACTCCGACGCCGCGACTCTCGTCGCCAAGCGCCAGCCCAACGCCGTCGGGTACGAGGTCTCACTCGCCGCCGGGCTCGTCAATGTCACCCTGCGCGGTACCGGCGATGCCTCAGCCGATATCACCGGCACGCGAAACGTAAGCGATGGCCAATGGCATCACGTCCTGGTCGAAGTGGATCGGTCCGCCGGCGTAATGCGGCTCTACTGCGACGGCCAGAAAGACGGTGAAGCGAAGTTCGACACCGCCGAAGTCGGCTCGATCGACAACCCGGCCGATTTCGTCGTCGGCCGCGGCTTTGCCGGCGAGATCGAGTACGTTCGCGTCGCAAAGGGGACCCTCGCTGAGGCTCACACGACTATCGACGAACTCTACACTTGGCAATTCGATGGCCCATTCCTCCGGGATTTCACCGGCCGCCAACCCACTGCCAAGCGGGACGCCGGTGCACTAGAAAGGTAG